GCTACGGCTGCACAGAGGCTTCGCCCTTCCTGGCCATCAACTCCCCCCTCTGCTTCAAGGCGGGCACCGTGGGGCGCATCTTCCCCGATGTGACACACCGCATCGAACCGGTGGACGGGATTGAACGGGGCGGCAACCTTTTCGTCCAAGGACCCAACGTCATGGAAGGCTACCTGATCCACGGCAAAGGCTTCGTCCCCGCCGGCGAGTGGTATGACTGCGGCGATCTGGTGGAAGAAGACGCCCGTGGATTCATCACCATCCTCTCGCGGCTCAAGCGCTTCGCCAAACTCGGCGGCGAGATGGTCTCCCTGAACCTGATCGAGGAACTGGCCACCCGCTGTTTTGATTCGACGGAGGTGGCCGCTGTCAACGTCTCCGGCGGCAAAAAGGGCGAGCAGGTGATCCTCTTTACCACAGTTAAAAACGCTTCCCGGCAGGCGCTCCGCGATTTTATCGCCAACTCGGGCCAGTCTCCCCTGCTCGTTCCGGCCCGCCTCTGCCACCTCGACAGCCTGCCCCTGCTGGGCAGCGGCAAAACAGACTATGTGAGCCTGAAGACGGTCTACGCCGAGGCGATCGCGAAGGACTTGGCCGAAGAGACCGACGACGATGAGGCCGATGAGAGGGAGGGCATGGCAAGTGCCTGAGCAGCCGGAAAGGCTCCCCCGGCAAACGCCGGAAGTTCCTGCCAAGGGCAAGCGACCTCCCAGGCTCCGTCCGCTGACGGCGCTCCTGGCGGCCCAATTTTTTTCCGCCTTCGCCGACAACATGATCCTCTTCATCACCCTGGCCATCATCAAATTGGAAGGACTGCCCGACCACTACCTCCCCCTCGTCCAGGTGGCCTTCCTCTTCGCCTATGTCGTCCTGGCGCCCTGGGTGGGCCGCCTGGCTGATCGGGAGGCCAAGTCGCGGATCCTGCTCATCGGCAACGGTGTCAAAATGGCAGGGATCGCCCTGCTCCTGGCCGGCGTCGATCCCGCCATCAGTTACGCCGTCGTCGGCGTCGGCGCTGTCACCTACTCGCCGGCGAAATACGGCATCCTGCCGGAACTGACCGATTCGGAAGCCAAGCTCCTGAAGGCGAATTCGCTGATCGAGAGCTTTACCATCCTGGCCATCCTCACGGGCTCAGTGGCCGGCGGCATTCTCTCAGACCGTTCCGTCCCCCTTGCCCTGCTGGCCTGCGCCGCCCTGTACGGGACATCGATGGCGCTGACCCTGTTCATCCCGTCAAAAGCCGGCGACCGTACGATCACCATCGGCTTGCAGGCCGTTCCGGCCTTTTTCAGCGACATCGCTCAGCTCTGGCGGCTGCCGGCCTGCCGGTTTTCCCTGATCGGCACGGGGGCTTTCTGGCTTTCCTCGGCGGTGCTGCGCCTCGTTGTCATTCAATGGATTCCCGTCACCTTGGCGATCATGACAAACACCTCCATCTCCCTGCTCATCTCCGTGACCGGCGTAGGCATCGTTCTCGGCGCCGCCGTCACGCCGCGGCTGATCCGTTTCCAAGACTACGAAAAATCGCGACGCTACGGCGTCGTCATGGTCGCCATCATCTTCACCTTTCTGCTCATCAAGACGGTGCCCTTTACGGTCGCAGCGCTACTGGCTGTCGGCTTCAGCGGCGGCGTCTTCATCGTGCCGATGAACACCGTGCTCCAGCATGAGGGCCACGGTTCCATCGGCGCAGGCAAGACCATTGCCATCCAGAACTTTGTGGAAAACACGCTCATGTTCTCCGGTGTGGCCTTGCTGACGGCGGCGACGAAGGCGCAGGTTCCCCTATCGCCCATCATCGCGGCCACCGGGGTGATCATGGCGCTCTTTGTGGGGGTCCTCTTCACGTCCTATTCCGGCGCGGCCCGGCGATCCGTTTAAATCCGCTTGAACGGGAAGCCTTACCGACCCGGCTTCGACCCGGAAGAAGCGGCGCAGATGATCGTCGATTATAACAACGATAAAAACGCGGTGTCGTTTCGTGCGACGCCGCGTTTTTTCATGAACTCTCGATGAACCTGATTCGAAAATGATGCTGACTCCGTTACTTTTTCGGTTTTTTACTGATCGCGTTCTGCGGGCAAACACGGATACAGATGCCGCATCCCGTGCACTTGCTCTCGTCGATCTCCCAACGGTCCACCTTGCGGTTAAAGAACCCTCCCCCGCCGACGGGGATGATCGCCTGGACCGGGCAACGCCGCGCAGGTGGGCAACCTTTCATCCGGTCACAAATGCTGTAATCAATCGTCACCATTGATACATACCCCCTGCCGGTATTATACGCGCCCTTGCGGAGAGCGTCAACCGGAAATTCGCCAACCGCCTTCCGGGATAGGTCTGCGCCGATAGGGCGAAAATGACAGGGACAGCATTTCCTTCAGAAAGGAATGAGTCGATGAAGCTCATCACCTGGGGTTTCTGGCTGGCGGTCTTCCTGGCGGCGCTCCTGCTGCTGTTGTTGGCGCTCGACTATCCGCCCATCTTGCGTGTCATCGCTCGCAATCTGAAATATGAACTGTCCCATCCCATGGGCAATGCGCCCCATCGGTTGACACTGCCCTTGGGGCATGAGAATGATATCTATTGCGGCTGGGTCGGTCACTCCACATGGATCATCGAGTTTGAAGGCGTCCGCCTGATCACCGACCCGGTCTTTTCCGATCGCGTGGCCCTCATGCGAAGACGGGTGGCGTCCGCCATCAACCCCGAAAACATCGACAGCCTTGACGGTGTCCTAGTCACCCACGCCCACGTCGATCACCTGGATCCGAAGAGCCTGCGCCAGCTTCCTGCAGGAACGCCGCTGCTGCTTCCGGAAGGAGACGATCCGCTTGTTGCCGGCATCCCGCTCTCCCTTGCGCCGATGCGCGGCTACGGCACGCACCGCTTGAAGGACGTAACGGTCACCGCCTTCGCCTCCCCCCATATCGGCCGGCGCCACTCCCTGTCGACGCCGCGGGAAACCCTCCTCTACCTGTTGCAAAAGAACGGCCGCAGCATCGCCTTTTTCGGCGATACGGCCTTCGCCCCCGCTCTTGCCGAGGCGGTCCGGTCGGCCTGTCCCGGCGGTGTCGACGCAGCCTTCATTCCCATCGCCGGCTACGCCCCAGAGGCCTTCCACCGGGAGCACGCCACGCCAGAGGAAGCCTTGCAGATGGCCTTGGCCATGGGCGCCCGCACGATCATCCCCATGCACTACGAGACCTTCATCCTCTCGCAGGAACCGGTCGACGAGCCGCTGCGGCGGCTGCTGGCAGCCGCCGAGGAGGCCGGTGTCAGTGACCGTATCCGGCAGACGGCTGTCGGCGGTGTGCTGCGCCTAACCGGCGGCCAATAAACCCTTTTTCCTGCCTCCCTGCTATGTAACGGTTGCAAACAATCGTTTAGGATGGTCTTTTTTGTACCGCAATGTTGGCAGCGAGGTTGCTCGCTGCATCCTTGACGAGGGCTTCCAACAGTTCTTCCGTAAGATCCTCCTCCGAGTAGACCGGGATTCCTTCCCGGCGCAGCAATGCCGCCGCCACCCCCTGTCCGGCGATCCGGTTTCCGGCGAAAGCGCCATCGTAGATGAGGTGAACGCCGCAGGAGGGACTCCTTTCCTTGAGGATGGCCGCCGTGGCGCCGAAGAGCCGGGCAATGCGCAGCGTCTGGCGCGCCCCTTCGATAAAGCCGTCGGTCACGTCGACGCCGTCGCCGTTGACGGCTTTCGCCCGTCCATCCAGGGCAGCGTCGCCGCCGCCTTCTCCCTGCAACTCCACAGGCGGACGAGGGGTCGTAAAGCCGCCCAGTTGTTCCGGGCAGACAGGGATGATCAGGCCCCGGCGACAGAGGTCGAGTAGACTATCGACGGTGTTTTGGGAACCGTCGTATTTGGACCGGATGCCGAGCAGGCAGGAACTGACGAGAATCATGGATGATCAACTCTTTCTCTTTTTTCAATGAAAAATTTCTCTGATAAATTCTCTAAAAAGATCTCTGCGAAAGGTCTAGACAAAAAATGCTCTTAAAACCAGCGCTTGCGGCGGAAATACACCAGGAGGATTCCTGCGATCACAGCCATGGCGACCATGACGGCGTAGTAGCCGTAGGGCCAGCGCAACTCCGGCATGACCTCGAAATTCATGCCGTAGACGCCGACGATAAAGGTGAGCGGCAAAAAGATGGAGGTCACGACGGTCAACTTCTGCATGATCTGATTGGCCCGTTGGCCCTGGAGGGACAGGCGGAGTTCCATCAGGCCCTGCAAGGCCTCGCGCAGCCCTTGAATCTCGAAGGACAGTTCGTTAAGATCTTCTAAGAGATCCCGCAGTTCCTGAATCATCTCGGAACCGGTCGCGCCTTGCAGGTGCAGGTGCTCAATCAGCTTGTTGATCAACCGCCGCTTGGCGAAGGTGTCCTGGTGCAAGGTCAACAGGCGCCTGCGCAAGCTGAAGAGACGGTCAATGGGGATGGGCTTTTCCCGCAGGGCGATGCTTTCTTCCAGCCAGTCCAATTCCCCTTCAATGCTCCCGTAGGTCTGCAGGTTCTGGTCGAACAGTTCCGAGATCAGGAAGAAAACGATGCGGTGAGCGGGTCGAAACTCCCCTGTGTCCGCTGCAGACAGGCACCGGTCAAGCACAGGCAGGTTGGCGCCGGAGTAGACAATGAGCCGCTCCTCATCCCAGGCGATCAACACCGGCGATGCTTCGTCATCTTCTTCGAGGGAGGAAATCGTCAAGGCTAGCATTCCGCCATCATTGGACAACAAACGGTTGCCCCGGAGATTCGGTCTGACGAAAACCTGCGCCTCCGGCGGCAGTTCCGCCGGATCGTTGGCATAGAGCACGGTGATTCCACCGGAATCGACCTGCCGCAACCTTCCTCGCCTCCTACCCCGCTCGTGATAAGGTTATTGTACTTCTTTTTCGGAGGCTTTTTCCATGAATCTGTCCCTTTCCCGTCCTTTTTCCGATTTCCCGGCCGGTCGCTACGCGCCGAGCCCGACAGGGCAACTGCATCTGGGCAACGCCAGAACGGCGCTGCTCACCTGGCTGCAGATCCGCCGGCTCGGGGGCCGCTTCATCCTGCGCATGGAGGACCTCGACCCCGCCCGCTCCGTCGCGGCCTACGCCCGCCAGATTCTCGCCGATCTGCGCTGGCTCGGTCTCGACTGGGACGAAGGCCCTGATGTGGGCGGTCCCTGCGGCCCCTATGAACAAAGCCGGCGGCAAGGCTTTTACGATGCGGCTGTCGATCTCTTCCTGCGCTCAGGGCGAATCTTTCCTTGCGCCTGCAGCCGCAAGGACCTGGCCGAACTGGCTCGCGCTCCTCACGGTTTGAGCGAGGAAGGCCCTCCCTACCCGGGGATCTGCCGCAACCTGACCCCGGAGGCCTGGGAGGCCAAGCTGCGCAAAAAAGGCCAATGCGCCTACCGGTTCCAGGTCCCCGAAGGCAGCCTGTCCTTCGTCGACGCTGTGGCCGGTCCCATCTCTCAGAACGTGCGCCAGGCCGTCGGCGATTTCGTCGTCCGCCGCGCCGACGGCGTCACCGCCTACCAGTTGGCCGTCGTCGTCGATGACGCCCTCATGGGCGTCACCCATGTGCTGCGCGGCGACGACCTGCTCGCCTCAACGCCCCGCCAGATCCTGCTCTATCACGCCCTGGACATGCCGGTCCCGGACTTTTGCCATGTTCCGCTCGTCCTCGGCCCCGATGGCGCCCGCCTGTCCAAACGGCACGGGGGCACAGCCATCGCTTCCCTACAGGAACAGGGGATCGAGCCGGAAAAGGTGATCGGATTCCTGGCTTATACGGCCGGTTTGTTACCGGGGCCGGAACCGGTTCGACCGCAAGAATTGATTCCCCTCTTTGCCGAAGAAAAGCTGCCCCGCCACCCCTGGCGAGTCACCGAAGCAGCGCTGGCGGAACTGGGTTTGCATACCGGAAAAAACCATTGACCGCCGGCTTTTCTTCGCAGTAACATATGAGTAGGTATTCATATGTTACTCGAAAGAAGGTCACATCATGGCTAATACATGCAACGGCAGTTGTGCTTGCTCCTGCAGCGCTTCAACATCAGTAGAAACCCGCTCGGCAGGCTCTGAACAAACCGCCGCAGGCTCTGCGCAAACCATCGCCATCGCGTCCGGCATAGGCGCGCCAGCGGCAGTGACAGCCGCCGCATCCGCTTTTGCGGAAGCCGCAACAACGGCGGCTGCAGTCACGGCTGAGCCTGTCCTCCGCTACTACATCGACGGCCTCGACTGCGCCGACTGTGCCGCCAAGGCGGAAAAGATCCTTTCTCAACAAGCGGGTGTACGCTGGGTCCGTATCGATTTCGGCGCCGGCGCGCTGACCCTTTCACCCATCGAACCAGCTTTCTCCCTGCCGGCCATTACCTCTGTTGTCTCCAGTCTCGGTTACCGCCTGCGGCTGCCTGAAGGCGCCGGCGGACCGAGCGCAGGACAGGAGACAGGAACGATGGCGGGCAACGAGCCCCTATGGCGACGTGTAAACCTCCGCGCCGCCAGACCGGTCCTCTCCGGGCTGGGCCTGGCGCTGGGCCTCCTCCTCGACCAGACGGCGGCGACAACCCTCTCCCCGCTTGTCTACACCTTCGCCATCGTCGCCGGAGGCTGGCCCATCGCCCGCGCCGCCTGGACCGCCCTGAAAACGTTGACGTTGGATATGAACGTGCTGATGATCCTGGCTGTGGCCGGCGCCATCGCCATCCAGGAATGGTCCGAGGCCGCCGCCGTCGTCTTCCTCTTCAGCCTCGGGGCGGTCCTGCAGGCGTCAACGCTGGACAAAACGCGCCGCTCCATCCGCTCGCTTCTTTCCCTGACACCGGCTGTCGCCACCGTCTCCCGCAATGGCGTCGAATCAACCGAAGCGGTGGAGCGGATCATCCCCGGCGATGTGATCATCGTCCGTCCCGGCGACCGGATCCCCCTCGACGGGAGGGTCCTGCGCGGCGCCTCATCGGTCAACCAGGCGCCGGTGACCGGCGAATCGACGCCGGTGGAAAAAGAGCCCGGCGACGGCGTCTTCGCCGGCACGGTCAATGAAAATGGGCTCCTGGAAATCCAGGTCACCCGTCCGGCTTCGGACAGCGCCGTCGCCCGCATCATCCGCCTCGTCGAAGAGGCCCAGTCGCGCCGCGCCCCCTCACAGCAGTTCGTCGACCGTTTTGCCGCCGTCTACACGCCTGCCGTGATCGTCCTGGCCGCTCTGGTGGCCATCGTGCCGCCCCTCTTCGGCGCCCCCTGGGAGGAATGGTTCTACCGCGCCCTGGAACTGCTCGTCGTATCCTGCCCCTGCGCGCTGGTCATCTCGACGCCCGTGGCCATCGTCGCCGCCATCGGCAACGGCGCCAAGCAAGGCGTCCTGATCAAGGGCGGCGCACACTTGGAGGAACTGGGCCGGATCAACACCATCGCCTTTGACAAGACGGGCACCCTGACTGTAGGCCGGCCCGCAGTGGCCCGTTTCGTCAACGTGGCGCCGCCGGATCAACATGATGACCAGGCGTTGCTCTCCATCGCCTGGCGGCTGGAGCGGCGGTCATCGCACCCGCTGGCGGCAGCCATCGTCCGCTTTGCCGAGGAACGCCTTCCGGCAACCGCCCACGCCGCCCTATCGGAACCGGAAGACTATGCCGCCCTGCCGGGCGCCGGTGTGGCCGGCGTCATCGACGGTGTCCGCTATGCCCTCACGTCGCCCGGGCGCAGCCTGATCGCATCCGCCCTTTCGGAAAATCTTCTCGCGCAGATCGACG
This genomic window from Heliomicrobium undosum contains:
- the gluQRS gene encoding tRNA glutamyl-Q(34) synthetase GluQRS, whose product is MNLSLSRPFSDFPAGRYAPSPTGQLHLGNARTALLTWLQIRRLGGRFILRMEDLDPARSVAAYARQILADLRWLGLDWDEGPDVGGPCGPYEQSRRQGFYDAAVDLFLRSGRIFPCACSRKDLAELARAPHGLSEEGPPYPGICRNLTPEAWEAKLRKKGQCAYRFQVPEGSLSFVDAVAGPISQNVRQAVGDFVVRRADGVTAYQLAVVVDDALMGVTHVLRGDDLLASTPRQILLYHALDMPVPDFCHVPLVLGPDGARLSKRHGGTAIASLQEQGIEPEKVIGFLAYTAGLLPGPEPVRPQELIPLFAEEKLPRHPWRVTEAALAELGLHTGKNH
- the lplT gene encoding lysophospholipid transporter LplT, whose protein sequence is MPEQPERLPRQTPEVPAKGKRPPRLRPLTALLAAQFFSAFADNMILFITLAIIKLEGLPDHYLPLVQVAFLFAYVVLAPWVGRLADREAKSRILLIGNGVKMAGIALLLAGVDPAISYAVVGVGAVTYSPAKYGILPELTDSEAKLLKANSLIESFTILAILTGSVAGGILSDRSVPLALLACAALYGTSMALTLFIPSKAGDRTITIGLQAVPAFFSDIAQLWRLPACRFSLIGTGAFWLSSAVLRLVVIQWIPVTLAIMTNTSISLLISVTGVGIVLGAAVTPRLIRFQDYEKSRRYGVVMVAIIFTFLLIKTVPFTVAALLAVGFSGGVFIVPMNTVLQHEGHGSIGAGKTIAIQNFVENTLMFSGVALLTAATKAQVPLSPIIAATGVIMALFVGVLFTSYSGAARRSV
- a CDS encoding DUF523 domain-containing protein; amino-acid sequence: MILVSSCLLGIRSKYDGSQNTVDSLLDLCRRGLIIPVCPEQLGGFTTPRPPVELQGEGGGDAALDGRAKAVNGDGVDVTDGFIEGARQTLRIARLFGATAAILKERSPSCGVHLIYDGAFAGNRIAGQGVAAALLRREGIPVYSEEDLTEELLEALVKDAASNLAANIAVQKRPS
- a CDS encoding MBL fold metallo-hydrolase; this translates as MKLITWGFWLAVFLAALLLLLLALDYPPILRVIARNLKYELSHPMGNAPHRLTLPLGHENDIYCGWVGHSTWIIEFEGVRLITDPVFSDRVALMRRRVASAINPENIDSLDGVLVTHAHVDHLDPKSLRQLPAGTPLLLPEGDDPLVAGIPLSLAPMRGYGTHRLKDVTVTAFASPHIGRRHSLSTPRETLLYLLQKNGRSIAFFGDTAFAPALAEAVRSACPGGVDAAFIPIAGYAPEAFHREHATPEEALQMALAMGARTIIPMHYETFILSQEPVDEPLRRLLAAAEEAGVSDRIRQTAVGGVLRLTGGQ
- a CDS encoding heavy metal translocating P-type ATPase, with protein sequence MANTCNGSCACSCSASTSVETRSAGSEQTAAGSAQTIAIASGIGAPAAVTAAASAFAEAATTAAAVTAEPVLRYYIDGLDCADCAAKAEKILSQQAGVRWVRIDFGAGALTLSPIEPAFSLPAITSVVSSLGYRLRLPEGAGGPSAGQETGTMAGNEPLWRRVNLRAARPVLSGLGLALGLLLDQTAATTLSPLVYTFAIVAGGWPIARAAWTALKTLTLDMNVLMILAVAGAIAIQEWSEAAAVVFLFSLGAVLQASTLDKTRRSIRSLLSLTPAVATVSRNGVESTEAVERIIPGDVIIVRPGDRIPLDGRVLRGASSVNQAPVTGESTPVEKEPGDGVFAGTVNENGLLEIQVTRPASDSAVARIIRLVEEAQSRRAPSQQFVDRFAAVYTPAVIVLAALVAIVPPLFGAPWEEWFYRALELLVVSCPCALVISTPVAIVAAIGNGAKQGVLIKGGAHLEELGRINTIAFDKTGTLTVGRPAVARFVNVAPPDQHDDQALLSIAWRLERRSSHPLAAAIVRFAEERLPATAHAALSEPEDYAALPGAGVAGVIDGVRYALTSPGRSLIASALSENLLAQIDAWQRDGYTVSLLSDERRPLALFALSDACRPESSRALARLKAAGVNHIAMLTGDNSHTARRIAAELSVDEVRAELLPAEKAETVQALMRPERRVAMVGDGINDAPALAAAHLGVAMGGYGSDMAMETADVILASDTLEQLPFAIRLGRSALSIIRQNIIFALVVKAVALLLILPNWLNLWLAVLSDTGAALVVILNALRLLSLRPDKEPIHE
- a CDS encoding CorA family divalent cation transporter, with the translated sequence MRQVDSGGITVLYANDPAELPPEAQVFVRPNLRGNRLLSNDGGMLALTISSLEEDDEASPVLIAWDEERLIVYSGANLPVLDRCLSAADTGEFRPAHRIVFFLISELFDQNLQTYGSIEGELDWLEESIALREKPIPIDRLFSLRRRLLTLHQDTFAKRRLINKLIEHLHLQGATGSEMIQELRDLLEDLNELSFEIQGLREALQGLMELRLSLQGQRANQIMQKLTVVTSIFLPLTFIVGVYGMNFEVMPELRWPYGYYAVMVAMAVIAGILLVYFRRKRWF
- a CDS encoding ATP-binding protein, translated to MVTIDYSICDRMKGCPPARRCPVQAIIPVGGGGFFNRKVDRWEIDESKCTGCGICIRVCPQNAISKKPKK